A portion of the Hyla sarda isolate aHylSar1 chromosome 1 unlocalized genomic scaffold, aHylSar1.hap1 SUPER_1_unloc_1, whole genome shotgun sequence genome contains these proteins:
- the LOC130297928 gene encoding oocyte zinc finger protein XlCOF7.1-like has translation MNATHIKEVKETDVSDEQYKEDILTGNHPDSCSRRSEENLISSDYKADDDITQDTYEEHSIIPDTPSALHSQDLSSHPYIQVLSSQSSQKGHRRGVIHKRAQRGKKPVSCSECGKCFTFKSDLGVHQRTHTGEKPFSCSECGKCFTDKSSLLRHQRTHTGEKPFSCLECWKCFTRKSDLVVHQRTHSGEKLLSCSECGKCFTKKSHLVQHKRTHTGEKPFSCSECEKCFIDKSSLLKHQRTHTREKPFSCSECGKCFPGKTNLVQHQRTHRAERLFSCSECEKCFTNKSGLVEHQRTHTGEKPFPCSECGKCFTKKSNLVQHEITHTGEKPFSCAECGKCFTRKTDLVRHQITHTGEKPFSCAKCGKCFTQKSDLGKHKITHTVEKPFSCAERGKCFAIKSGLVHQKTHIGEKPFSCSECGKCFTQKSGLFVHQKTHTEEKLFSCPECGKCFTFKSHLLLHQRIHTGEKPFSCSLCGKCFTQKSHLVGHQTTHTGEKPFSCSECGKYFTSKMWLVQHQRTHTGEKLFSCSECVKCFTSKSRLVEHQRTHTGEKPFPCSECGKCFTKKSNLVQHEITHTGEKPFSCAECGKCFTRKTDLVRHQITHTGEKPFSCSECGKCFSQKSDLVKRRRTHSGEKPFSCAECAKCFPDQSSLIQHQRTHTWEKPFSCSECRKCFTQQSHLVQHQRTHKGEKAIQSNK, from the exons ATGAACGCTACACACATAAAGGAAGtaaaagagacagatgtgagtg atgagcagtataaggaggacattcttaCAGGTAACCACCCAG attcttgtagcaggagatcagaggagaatcttatatcttcagattataaagcagatgatgatatcacacaagatacatatgaagaacattccattatcccagatacaccctcagcccttcacagccaagatctgtcatctcatccttatatacaggtcctgtcttctcagtcatcacagaaaggtcacagaaggggtgttatACATAAAAGAGCTCAAAGAGGAAAGAAGCcagtttcatgttcagaatgtgggaaatgttttacttttaaatcagaccttggtgtacatcaaagaactcacacaggagagaagccattttcatgttcagaatgtggaaaatgttttactgacaaatcaagtcttcttagacatcaaagaactcacacaggggagaagccattttcatgtttagaatgttggAAATGTTTTACCCGGAAATCagaccttgttgtacatcaaagaactcactcaGGAGAGAAgctgctttcatgctcagaatgcgggaaatgttttactaagaaatcacatcttgttcaacataaaagaactcacacaggggagaagccattttcatgttcagaatgtgaaaaatgttttattgacaaatcaagtcttcttaaacatcaaagaactcacacaagggagaagccattttcatgttcagaatgtgggaaatgttttcctgggaaaacaaatcttgttcaacatcaaagaactcacagggCGGAGAggctattttcatgttcagaatgtgagaaatgttttactaataaatcaggtcttgttgaacatcagagaactcacacaggtgagaagccatttccttgttcagaatgtgggaaatgttttactaagaaatcaaatcttgttcaacatgaaataactcacacaggggagaagccattttcatgtgcagagtgtgggaaatgttttactcggaaaacagaccttgttagacatcaaataactcacacaggagagaaaccattttcatgtgcaaaatgtgggaaatgttttactcagaaatcagatcttggtaaacataaaataactcacacagtagagaagccattttcatgtgcagaacgtgggaaatgttttgctattaaatcaggtcttgtacatcaaaaaactcacataggagagaagccattttcatgttcagaatgtgggaaatgttttactcagaaatcaggtCTTTTTgtacatcaaaaaactcacacagaggagaagctattttcatgcccagaatgtggtaaatgttttacttttaaatcacatCTTCTtttacatcaaagaattcacacaggggagaagccattttcatgttcactatgtggaaaatgtttcactCAAAAATCGCATCTTGTTGGACATCAAaccactcacacaggagagaagccattttcatgttcagaatgtggaaaatattttactTCTAAAATGTGGCTTGTAcagcatcagagaactcacacgggGGAAAAactgttttcatgttcagaatgtgtgaAATGTTTTACATCTAAATCACGGcttgttgaacatcagagaactcacacaggtgagaagccatttccttgttcagaatgtgggaaatgttttactaagaaatcaaatcttgttcaacatgaaataactcacacaggggagaagccattttcatgtgcagagtgtgggaaatgttttactcggaaaacagaccttgttagacatcaaataactcacacaggagagaaaccattttcatgctcagaatgtgggaaatgtttttctcagaaatcagatcttgttaaacgtCGAAGAACTCactcaggggagaagccattttcatgtgcagaatgtgctaAATGTTTTCCTGATCAATCAagtcttattcaacatcaaagaactcacacatgggagaagccattttcatgttcagaatgtagaaaatgttttactcagcaatcacatcttgttcaacatcaaagaactcacaaaggagagaaggcaattcagagcaataaatga